The following proteins come from a genomic window of Gopherus flavomarginatus isolate rGopFla2 chromosome 22, rGopFla2.mat.asm, whole genome shotgun sequence:
- the SLC9A1 gene encoding sodium/hydrogen exchanger 1 isoform X2, producing MREVSSEHQTVGFHVIPSVSSIVPESCLLIVVGLLVGGLIKGVGESPPILKSDIFFLFLLPPIILDAGYFLPLRQFTENLGTILIFAVVGTLWNAFFLGGLMYAVCQISGTGLNDIGLLANLLFGSIISAVDPVAVLAVFEEIHINELLHILVFGESLLNDAVTVVLYHLFEEFANFEQVTVTDIILGFLSFFVVSLGGVFVGVIYGVIAAFTSRFTSHIRVIEPLFVFLYSYMAYLSAELFHLSGIMALIASGVVMRPYVEANISHKSHTTIKYFLKMWSSVSETLIFIFLGVSTVAGRHYWNWTFIISTLIFCLIARVLGVLGLTWFINKFRIVKLTPKDQFIIAYGGLRGAIAFSLGYLLDYEHFGMRDMFLTAIITVIFFTVFVQGMTIRPLVDLLAVKKKQETKRSINEEIHTQFLDHLLTGIEDICGHYGHHHWKDKLNRFNKKYVKKCLIAGERSKEPQLIAFYHKMEMKQAIELVESGGLGKIPSAISTVSMQNINPKALPVKRILPALSKDKEEEIRKILRNNLQKTRQRLRSYNRHTLVADPYEEAWNQMLLRRQKARQLEQKINNYLTVPAHKLDSPTMSRARIGSDPLAYEPKSDSGNLPIITVDPASPQSPESVDLVNEELKGTSCLPPSPEEDEEGLVMRVKDPSSPGTDDVFTPGAGDSPSNQRIMRCLSDPGPQPEPEEGEPFIPKGK from the exons GTTTCCATGTGATTCCCTCTGTGTCCAGCATCGTGCCAGAGAGCTGCCTCCTCATCGTGGTGGGGCTGCTGGTTGGGGGACTGATCAAGGGGGTCGGGGAGAGTCCCCCGATCCTGAAGTCAGacatcttcttcctcttcctcctcccgccCATCATCTTGGATGCCGGCTATTTCCTGCCCCTGCGCCAGTTCACGGAGAACCTGGGGACCATCTTGATCTTTGCCGTGGTGGGGACGCTCTGGAACGCCTTTTTCCTGGGCGGGCTGATGTATGCCGTGTGCCAGATCAGCGGCACTGGCCTGAATGACATCGGCCTGCTGGCCAACCTGCTCTTCGGCAGCATCATCTCAGCAGTGGACCCGGTGGCGGTGCTGGCTGTCTTTGAGGAGATCCACATCAATGAGCTCCTGCACATCCTGGTGTTTGGGGAATCCTTGCTGAATGACGCCGTCACTGTG GTGCTCTACCACCTCTTCGAAGAGTTTGCCAACTTTGAGCAGGTGACGGTTACTGACATCATCCTGGGCTTCCTCAGCTTCTTTGTGGTGTCCCTGGGCGGCGTCTTCGTTGGCGTGATCTATGGAGTCATTGCTGCGTTCACCTCCCGCTTCACCTCCCACATCCGCGTCATTGAGCCCCTCTTCGTCTTCCTCTACAGCTACATGGCGTACCTGTCGGCCGAGCTCTTCCACCTCTCCGGCATCATGGC gCTCATCGCCTCCGGTGTGGTCATGCGCCCTTACGTGGAGGCGAACATCTCCCACAAGTCCCACACCACCATCAAGTACTTCCTGAAGATGTGGAGCAGCGTCAGCGAGACCCTGATCTTCATCTTCCTGGGGGTCTCCACTGTGGCTGGTCGGCACTACTGGAACTGGACCTTCATCATCAGCACGCTGATCTTCTGCCTCATCGCCAGGGTGTTAG GTGTCCTGGGCCTCACCTGGTTCATCAACAAATTCCGCATTGTGAAACTGACCCCAAAGGACCAGTTCATCATCGCCTACGGTGGCCTGAGAGGGGCCATTGCTTTCTCGCTGGGTTACCTCCTGGATTACGAGCACTTTGGCATGAGAGACATGTTCCTCACAGCCATCATCACAGTCATCTTCTTCACGGTCTTCGTGCAG GGGATGACCATTCGGCCCCTGGTGGATCTGCTGGCTGTGAAGAAGAAGCAAGAGACGAAACGCTCCATCAACGAAGAGATTCACACCCAG TTCCTGGATCATCTCTTGACCGGCATCGAGGATATATGTGGTCACTACGGCCACCACCACTGGAAAGACAA GCTGAATCGCTTCAACAAGAAGTACGTGAAGAAGTGCCTGATTGCGGGCGAGCGGTCCAAGGAGCCACAGCTGATTGCCTTCTACCACAAGATGGAGATGAAACAAGCCATCGAGCTGGTGGAGAGCGGAGGGTTGGGCAAGATTCCCTCTGCCATCTCCACGGTCTCCATGCA gAACATCAATCCCAAAGCCCTGCCCGTGAAGCGCATCCTGCCAGCACTGTCCAAGGACAAAGAGGAGGAGATCCGGAAAATCCTGCGCAACAACCTCCAGAAAACGAGGCAGAGG TTGCGATCATACAACCGCCACACACTGGTGGCCGACCCTTACGAGGAAGCTTGGAACCAGATGCTGCTGCGGAGGCAAAAGGCCCGGCAGTTGGAGCAGAAG ATCAACAATTACTtgacagtcccagcccacaaGCTCGACTCTCCCACGATGTCCAGAGCACGCATCGGCTCAG ACCCGCTGGCGTATGAGCCCAAGTCGGACTCAGGGAACCTACCTATCATCACGGTCGACCCGGCCTCGCCCCAGTCTCCGGAGTCCGTCGACCTGGTGAACGAGGAGCTGAAGGGCACGAGCTGCCTCCCACCGTCGCCCGAGGAGGACGAGGAAGGGCTCGTGATGCGTGTGAAGGATCCTTCCTCCCCGGGCACTGACGACGTCTTCACCCCAGGGGCCGGCGACAGCCCCAGCAACCAGCGAATCATGCGGTGCCTGAGTGACCCTGGGCCTCAGCCCGAACCCGAGGAGGGGGAGCCATTCATCCCCAAAGGGAAGTAG